The genomic region TTGCTTGCAAAGAAAATATCCTGGGACTACAGGGATATCTAAAGGATTCCTGCATGCGGAAAACTTTTCAGTGCTGGGAGCATTTTTACTCTCCCATTGTCAATCCTCCTTTTACAATGTCTACCTCAAACACGAACacaattaacaattcaatcgattaatcaattaattgtaCAGTTCAATcgaatacaattttaattagaGAATGTGtacataaaagtaaatttttaatatttatacatagaCTGATTTATATGGTCCTATTTTCCGtgaatttttaaacaaaatactattctaacaaaaataaaacttctGCATGAtttgttggaattttttttttaaattccacaTTAGCTACAAAAATTATCTAATAAATTTACGTCCACtgaaatgtttttttcttaCATGATCACCATAtatttaacagaaaaaatttaaaactcactCCAgccaatttaataaatttttttattggtgttAGGAATTGGAGTTGAATTGGTAAATTCAAAAATTCGAGGGTTTTAAACCTCAAACTCTAAACCCATTAAAACTCGAGGGTTTTCCTTCAACATTCGCTGAAAACGTGTCCAGCTCAAAGAGTTTTCTTACAAAGTACACCAAAAACACCTCCAACTCAACACGTTTTCAAAAATTGGTCTACTCCcacaaatattcaaaaaaaaacggtctaatttgataaatttaaaaaaatcgacATTTTCTGTTAATTCAGTCgattcattttcttatttcaattgaattattatatttatgatttttcttttctgtttgttacataaataaaaatgattaaatatattaaaattttaaatataaataaaatcttgttaGAAATAGgtttttctattatattttctCACAAGGAAttacactaatatttatatacatagtgAGCCTAACTTAGGAAACTCTATACTAGGAGCAGACAAATTCTAGGGATGTTGACCCTTAAAACAAACTTAAAGTTAGGAATagcaattaataaaatatttacgaatccTATCTCGATACACTCAAGATTCCTTATTAGGAAAGCTGTAATCGACACTTCCCTCAAGTCGGGAAGTGGATATCATCCATTCTCACTTGCTTACTAGTTTCAAATATCTTCCCGATAATCCTTTGGTAAGTATGTCCGGCGGTTGACCATCAATGGACACAAATGGAGTGCAAATTAAGCCACATCAAGtttcttatttataaaatgtcATCAACCTCGCGTTTCATACGATCATGTTGAACTGGATTATGTGCAATATTGATAGTAGACTTATTATCACAACACAACTTCATTGGACATTCCCACTTGATCTTCAAATCttccaaaataattttcaaccaTAATAATTCACAAATTCCAAGAGCCATCGCCTTAAATTCAACTTCTGCACTAGATCTAGCCACAACATTCTGTTTTTTACTCTTCCAAGTCACAAGGTTGCCTCCTAGAAAAGTGCAATAGCTCGAGGTTGATCTTCTATCAACCATAGACCCTGCATAATCTGCATCAGTATAGGCTTCTAGGGTTAAATTCTCCCATTTCCTAAATAGGATTCCTTTGCTTGGAGTGCTTTTTAAGTACTGTAAAATCTTATACGCAGCTCAATGATGTGATTTTTTAGGGTTGTGCATGAACTGACTTACAACACCAACTACATAGACAATATCCGGTCTAGTATGTGACAAGTAAATGAACTTCCCCACAAGTCTTTGATATGAACCTTTATCAACTGTTGCATCTTCTAGTGCATCTCTAAGTCTGTGGTTCACCTCTATGGGTGTCTTTGCTGGTTTACATCCCAACTTACCTGTCTCTGTCAACAAATCAATTATGTAATTTTTGCTgagatatgaaaattctttccCGAAAGTGTGCTACTTCAATACCAAGGAAATATTTTAACTTACCAAGCTCTTTGACTTCAAATTCTTTTACTaggcattttttttaaattttccattcCTTCTAGATCATCACCAGTCACTATAATGTCATCTACATAGACTAATAAAGCGGTTATTCGCCCTGAATATGAGTTTTTTTACAAACAGAGTGTGATCTCCTTGACTCGGTTTATACCTCAACTTGAGCATTACTTTGGTAAATCTTTCAAACCAAGCTCTCGGAGACTATTTTAGTCCGTACAAAGCCTTTTTTAGTCTGCAAACTACCTGTCTTGCATTTGGACCGAATCTTAGTAGAACATCTATATAGACTTCCTCCTCAAGATCACCATGTAAAAAGGCATTTTTGATGTCAAATTACTGTAATTTCTAGCCTCGGTTGGTAGCGAGTGACAACAACACTCTCACAGTGTTCACCTTTGCAACAGGGGCAAATGTATCAAGGTAGTCTATTCCATACATTTGAGTATACCTTTTAGCAACCAATCTTACTTTGTACCTCTCCAAAGAACCATCTGACTTATATTTCCCTGTGTACAACCCAACGACATCCAACTAGTTTCTTTCCTCTCGGTAATTTTACCAAACCCCatgtcttatttttttcaagGGCTTCCATTTTAATCTTCATGGAATTTTTTCAATTCTCACCATCTAATACCTCTGATACAGTTTTGGGAATGGAGATAGAATTTAGGCTAGTAAGAAAGGCTTTGTGGTTATGGGATAAATTTTTGTAAGACATGAATAAGTACAATGGATGTTTTGTACAGGCTCTGGTTCCTTTTCTAATAGCAATGGAAAAATCATAGTCTCTTTGATATGAATTTTCAGTAGTATTCAAAGTAGGTTCAGTAATTACCTTAGGTTGTAGAGTAGCAGGTTGTATATCCGAAGAAGATGATTGAACTTGCATCGGTGCCTTCTTCCTTGAGTAAACTAGTAAAGGACGAGTAGTGTCCTGAATCCCTTTTTGTGATTTGAGTGTATTAGGCTCTATTTCGGGTTGCATAGGTTCAAGTTGGGCAGGCTAGTTGGTAGGCAATGACTGAGTGTTTGGCTGCTGGACAGGAGCTGGAAAACCAAGAAGAAAGAATTCACTGTCCTTATCTTCTGTGAATAAGATCTCCCCCTGAAGATAAGGACGAGTAAAGAAATTCTCTTGTTCTGCAAAAGTAACATCCGctgaaacataaaattttttgttGCTGGATGATAGCATTTGTACCCTTTTTGTGTGGAAAAATAACCGAGAAAGACATATTTGACAGCTCGTGGATCAAATTTTCCCCTAATTTGAGAATGTACATGTACAAAGGCAACACATCCAAATTTTTGGGAGTAAAGTTTGAGGTATTGAAATCAGGAAAGAATTTTGCTAGAACTTGCATAGGACTTTAAGATTCAAGGACTTTTGTAGGCAATCTATTTATCATACGAGTAGCAGTTAAAATAACCTCCCTCTAGTATTGTTTAgggacattttttttaaaacaagtgAGCTCTGGTAATAGCTAAAATGTGACAATTCTTTCTTTCGGCAACATTATTTTGTTGGGGTGTGATAACACAAAATGACTCATGTATAATgcctttttcttaaaaatatggGGAGAGAAATTGGTTGAAATAGTCCTTGGCATTGTCTGACTTAAACCTTTTTATTTCAGTTCCAAAATGTGTTTTGATCATGTTGTAAAAGGTTGAAAAGATAGACTTTACATCAGATTtctgttttaaaagaaatatccaAGACACACGGgtacaatcatcaataaatgaTACAAACCACCGAGCCCCAGAGATGTTTGAAATAGTGGATGGTCCCCAAATATCATCATGAATAAGAGTAAAAGGAGCGGATGTTCTTTTATTACTTACCGGAAAATAGGTACGTTTATGTTTGGCAAGTTCACAAACATTACAATGGAATTTTTCAACAGTTATCCCTTTGAACAATGaaggaaacataattttaaggACTCTAAATGACGAATGACCAAGGCAGAGGTGATGGAGCCAAATTTGGTCTTTATTGGTTTTAACAGATTTGGATatgaaagataatggtgagGAATTCAGAGCACTAACTTTTCCACTGGATTCTTCAAGATAGTATAGGCCATTTACTTCCTTAGCATGTCCAATCATCCTCATCGTATTCTGTTCCTGAAAAAAAATCGATTGAGATAAAAAACCACACTACAGTTAAAGTCTTTGGTAATTTTTTGGACGGAGAGAAGATTGGTAAATAGTTTTGGAACGTGAAGGACATTTTTAAGAGTAAGAGTCTTGTTTATAACAATATCACCCTGACCAGCCACTATGATCACAGAACCATAGGCTACAGTTATCTTTCTATTACTAGGACAATGTTTATATGAAACAAACTTTTGTGAGGAGTGGGTCATGTGGTCTATAGCTCCTGAGTCAATGACCTAAGACCTGTTGGTGACTGTATCCAAGACTTTAGAATCTTGAGAAGAGGATATACCTGAAAAAGCCAAACTACAAGTACCtgttgaagaaaattttttcAATGATCCCAGCAAATTCTTcaacttctcaatttcatctTTATTAAATGCAACAGGTGATTCTTGAGAATTCTTTTCTCCATCCACCTATCTTGCTATATGTGCTCGCCCTTATTCCTTTGGTTGTCCACCGgtttctgaaatttttttaattgtctGTGGCTTCCCATGGAGCTTCCAGCATTTTACTTTAGTGTGACGAGATTTTTTTACAGTAGATACACCATAGAGATTCCCTTTTAATAGGCCTTATAAGTTCTGTCTGCCTACTATCTTCGCTAGTTGGCTGCTCCAAGCCAAATCTCCTCTCATGTACAGCTTTTGTAGCTAAGGCGGAACTATCCACTTGACTATTCTCAATCATAACTCCTATTCTTCCTTTTTCAGCACGAACAATCGCGATTGTCTCATTTAGTGACGGTAGCTCCTCTTTTCCAAGTTTTTGGACTCTTACTGCATCAAACTCAACATTTAGTCCAGtaagaaaatcataaattcgATCCTTTTCAACGAACCTTTTCAAGAGTGCTGCATCTGCACTGCACTTCATCTGAATGCACTGGTAATGATCTATCTCTTGCCATAAGCTTTGCAACAGATTGGAATACTCCGTGATTGACCGACTTCCTTGCTTGGTAGCTAAAATCTTAGTCTTGATTTCATAGATTTGAGCAGCATCTCGAACTTTAGAATAAGTTTGCTTCACAGCCTCCCATATATCTTTGGATGTGTTAAGAAACATGCATGTATCACTGATTTCTGGCATCATAGAATTCCATAACCAAGACATTACCATAGAGTCTTGTTCATCCCAAGCATCAAACTTAGGATCTCCGTCTTTAGGTCCCGTTCCGAGTAAGTGACTCAGCTTTCCTCTTCCCTTCAAGAACGTGCGAACCAAATTGAGACCACTTTGTAATTCTTCCCATTTAACTCAGAGGCTACTTGGATGTTCTGCAACTCACTTGTTGGATGAAGTTGTTCATAGAGACTTCTGAAATATCCCCATTGGTATTGGTTTGGACAATTTCAgccatatttcttttgaacaaaatatataggCTTGAGGGTTGAGCGGGAGTAAAAAAAAtgccaaacaaaagaaaaagttcccAGAAATCGGGCTAATCTGATACCATGTTAGAAATAGGctttttctattatattttctcataaggaattacactaatatttatatacatagtgAGCCTAACTTAGGAAACTCTATACTAGGAAACAGACTAATTCTAGGGATGTTGTCCCTTAAAATAGCCTTAAAGTTaggaataacaattaataaaatatttacataatcCTATTTGATACACTCAAGATTCCTTATTAGGAAACGTAATTTGACAAATACATACATTAAATCTATATTATTCGTTTATACTTTTTACATGAGATCCTTATATTATACACGCCATGAAGATAAAAACAATttgtaaattaatgaaaatctataataaaaaaaaaaaaaaaagaattatttcatttttcttttgctgTACTTCAACCTCTGTCtctttaagtaaaaatatttgagACTAGAGCAAGAcaagtatttttcatttttttctttttcttttaaattattctttaagTAACAGGGAAAAGAATACCCTAACCACTAATCATCAACACATCATTTCCTTACGGAAAAAAAGATGGAACAACAGAAGAATAATTATGAGAAAGAGGAAATTATGTGTCGACTGGATGCCCCGgcctcctcttttctttttatgtacACAGTGCTCTTTGCCGTATGTGTCAAGATTAGAGTATGATCCTAAAAGAACCCAAAAAATTAGAGGAAAAAACAACCTGTTGCCCTTCATTTTAGTCTGAAAAGAACCCTTCCACTTCAGTATGTTCTTGTTTGGTTATCACATCAGGCAACTCCTTATCTAAGTAAAAAATGTCGGTCCAATCTGGATCCTCCTCAAGGGGCTgtggttgttgttgttgttcatCACTCACTTCTGCACCCTCCTTCCTCTCTTTACTATTTTCATCGTCTTCTTGAGGAGTTTTAAGTCCGTTTGCCTGACATATGCAGCTATCTGGGTTTTCATGAAACTCACCCTTGCCAGGTTTCACTTCTTTTGGTTCCCCCATGAACCCAATCTGATATGTTCGAACCTTAGAGGCAAACTCGTCCCATGTCATGTTATTTCGGTCCAAGAACAGTTTATACAGTTTCTTGGCGTTTGGTCGGATTGTTGGTTTGTGCCCAAAGTATCTCCTGCAACGTACAAATATGCTTTTAGCAAAACCGGATGCAAACATCACTAAAATGCAAAAGAGTTGCATACCTTCGACCAGCTAAAATCCGAGCCATGTTTCCATTATTGTTTGTGACAAAAACATCACTTTCATCACAAACAATGTAATCCAGTGCTGCCATGCGACccgaaaatgatgaaaatggtgCCAATTCCTCCTTGGTGGCTATAGTCTCTTTTGAATGGAAATTAGGGAAGAGTGCTTTTAGTGGTGCCAGTGTCTCTTCCCCTCTATATACTTCACCTGACGCCACATAAATGTGAACATCACTGCCAAAGCCCAATGCTCTTAGCATTAGACCAACTTCCTCTGGTGTCAGCGGGCATCTTCCATGCCTTCTCACCTTTTCAGGGTTGCTCACCTGCAGTTCATTCCAAAGCAAACATGTTTTAATGCTTCATAAGCTCTCTTTGGACTAAAGACGTGTATTCAACAATTggcatggtcttacatgtaaagTTTTCCATCTCTTCCGGATTGCACCCAGTTCctccctttctttttctccGCCACCATAATAACATCCAGAAAATGCAAGCATATCAGGTTCAAACCTATGGCAAATGATATATCAACCTGCATTAATAAAGTCCTTCGTTTTTTACAGTAAAGATATTAAGACAAATTGGTTTTAACAtccaagaaataaaaatgactgCAATATCTAAAGACAATATGATTTAGAGAAGTGCCCTTTACCTCAAGTGCAAGGCAATAAACTGCTTAGCTTTCATCCTCATCCTTTCAACCAAGATTTTTCCCAGTTCAAGAATTGAATCTGTGAATCTTAGAGCTTGGTAGTTCACCCTACATCTGAGCTTTTGTAAATCTGTCTCCAACCTATTTGAAAGTCTATAATCAAACTTGGTAAGCTCAACAGCCTGCAACAGGAAAAATATTTCAGTGAAAAGAACTCATTTTCTGTAAAACATACTTCTGTCAAGCTCAAGAAAACAATCAAGAGATGGATGAGCacaataagattaaaatatgaaaCGATGGATTAAGAATCATCTTTCTTGGTGAATGAGATGATGTTTCACATCAACATGTGACATTAGTAATTCAGTATTACAATTATTATGATAcagatttttgtttttgctctGCTTTTAGCCAAAATATAGGATATGAAATGTGTGGGGGTATTTTAGAACTATTACttacatgttttttatttagaacAGGTAGAACACGAGTCTGATAGCATTTTGAattgcatttttctttttctttttctttttctttttattgctCTGCTTTTAGCCAAAATATAGGGCATGAAATGTGTGGAGGTAATTTAGAGCTACTACttacatgttttttatttagaacAGGTAGAACACGAATCTGATAGCATTTTGAATTGCATTTCCTTGGAACACGCATGCTACGAGGAATCCAAGCTTTACCTTCATTTCGTGGTAACTCCTTGATGATTTCAACATCTCGAGAGAGAGATGAAATGAACCAGTCAACATTGAATATTTCAGCAAACCCACTGCATCAAATACCCCCATCACACATAAATGTAAAGAACATAAAAGTATAAACAATCCCCTGCATTTTGCATTAAACATGAATATAACACTAGACCTGGTATCTTTCCAGTAAGAATGCTGATCCAGCTTGGGTATGACCAGAGTTGCATTCAAAATATATGCTACAACAACAGCGTCTATTATCTGTTTCCATAAAAGTCACAATATTATCAGGaccaaatatattaatttatcgCTTTTCACTGTATGCTTTATGACTGTTAACCAGATTTGAGGTGAGCGTCCTATATGATTACATATATGTTCAATACatgtatgtttaattttttgaagtttttgcaTGTATCACGAGGATTCTAATCTCATTCTCATGTACGAATGTGTGATTATTTTACGGAAATAAAATAAGTCCAGGAAACATAGATAACCATTAGCACCCAAAAAATCTAACGCTAGCTCTGAATGCAAATAAACAAAAGCAGCAGCGCAGAAGCTGCTCTGTAAAATGTCTGTTTCAGAAAACTTACCCCTGTTCTCTGTTGATTTAACCCTCCACTGGTAGCGATCATCAAGTATCGGTTGGGATGTGTTTTCATATCAGCAGCTGAAACATAGACAGCATAGCTAACCATCAAATTTGCAGCGTAGGTATATCAAATTTGAAGCCAATTCTATATAGGGAAGATTCCGtttcaaaaccaaaaaatatatcTCATTAAACAAGAAAATAAGGATTCAAAATTTGGAATACTTTACATTGAAAGCTCTTAGAGGCATTGCTGCATCCATAGTAGAACTTTGATTGGCTCGAACTCCATAAATCACGACCTAAAGTTCCTCCACTTGCCTTAACatcagataaaaaaaaaatcaaaactggTTTTAAGATCCAAACGAGTCATCAAACTCAACAAGAATTGCCACAAAGCTCGTACCGGAACTTGAAGCACCATATCAAAATTAGACTCCACAACCTCTGTTTTCTTCACCGCCTAAGCAAAAtaacaaacacaaataaaagACAAAACGAATCAAAGTCGGAGAATATTATgtattctttttcaaatttcgagaaAACCAAACACATGAAAAACAACAGTAACGAAAAGAAAGCCAGAAAACGAGAGGAGGTATAATGAATTATGTGACGTACGGAGGGGTGGTGAGAAAGGAAGTGGTCAGTGGCGGTAGGAGGAGGAGTGAAGACGGAGAAGGCAAAGAGTAAGAGAAGTAAACAACCGGAGACGGCAGAGATGAGGGAGAAGAGACGGTGGCGTTTACGCCATAGAATGACGTTAAGTCCGATGAACAACTCATTGGAGGCTTGAAGAAGGATGTTGTTATTGTTACGttccctcttctttttcttcatttccacGGAAAAAATAAGCTGTTTCAGATTCTTCAGCATCAGCATCTGACTTAGCAAACTGTTTCATGTAACTTTTGTATACACCAACTTTCCtttatataaaaacttttttacTGGATATCACCGAAAAACAAAATACTCTATTTCTACGGACAGTCcctgtattttgtatttttagtcaatttaatcccgattttaaaaaatcatgtcattatttcatgaaattatccTAAAAGGTTGACTTTGTTGAggactaaaaataattaaattataataaagagTTAAATCTGAAGAGGAAAAGCATACTACAAAtaggttttataaattttataaaaagaaatccAAATAAGATGTTTcagacaaataataataataattttaagatatattatcgagtaaaaagatttaaaagctgttttgtttatgttaaatgattaCGTGCAATAAATGTTAACAaaattatctatattttcattttaaatatttgaatttttgataaaatatatcttcatatttaaaatcatttgtatataaatattcgAATTAATGATAAATGCGTATATTTTGTATTCAAAACAATCGAATATGgataattgtttaattttgaatatttattttcattaaaaaattcaacattttaagTAAATGGTGATTTTATTATCCAAAGAAGCAGATTTTAAATAAACtcgaatataaatattataagtaactgtatatattaatttaaatgatttagacTTCATTATCTCCTTTTATGTTTTCCTTTGAATCAATGCTGTCAAGATTAAATTGGTCCAATCTTCTACcatttcaaatcaataaaaattagaaatattagTCCCTAAATTTGGATTCGGTCAaataatttagtctcttttttaATACCATTAAGAGGTGATGATGTAACATTAGAGAGAGtgtcatataattttttttaaaaaattaaaactatagaaaatatagaaatttataaaaaaattacatagaagtttataaaatttataaaatttctgtcaaagtatttttaaaaatactgaAAATGCACATTCccaataaatctaaaaatatggacatccaagtttatctaaatttgaatatattaaatttgttcaAGTTCATGTggttatttataataattttattttataatttcaaaataaattctcgatttctagatttttttttaaaaaatttgatggGGAGAGTCTAAATGTGCAtttgtccagattcatttaaaataatgcatttttatattttaatttcaaaagaattatttaaaatatcaattttaatacttttctataattttaaaatatttttatcattttctaaatataagtttttgaaatcttgaaatcttcatattttcttataaactctttttctttttgtaaatttcaataaattttatatttttccttttatagttttaaaacaaaattttaaaaatctgaGTGCCACACCTTCacctctttctttcttcttcttcttcgtttttttttttttacaaataaaatttttcaacatctTGAATAGACCTTGGAAGCTTCTAAAACTCAATTGTTTTTAAAACAACCTTAAAGAATGAACTTCtttcatctattttcttttaaaggacTGGGTAGAATTTTCTCAAGTCTTTTTCTTACCTTTCTTCAACTCTAGAGTTAGGAATCTTTGCAACcatgtttttattgtttttattgcGCTATCTAACCTTTCCCTTCTTTTAGTGTTGGAGAATTTAAAAGGTAATCATAATTCCTTCATCTGTGTCGCTTCGTCTTGTTAGATTATTAGCCTTTTAAAGTCATAGTATTTCATTGCCTCTTTGAAGTATCAACTCACCAATTTTACTTTGATTAGTAATTTACTCCAAATTTTTTAGAAGGCCAAATCATTATAAGAATTGTTCTTCTTGTGAGAGCTAGTGAGgtttttttggtttcttttcttCCAACACCTTGTGCAAATATGCAGTATGTTTTCAAGTAATAATGTGAAAAATTTGAGTCAACTTTTGGCTCTTGAGGAGCAGTTGCTAGACTCTAGTTGTTGATATTGCGGTGAAAAAGACCATATAGGGTATTGTTGTCTAAACAAGGCATATCACCCAGAGAGATTGTTTGTGTGAGTTTTAGtccaatttatattattattctagATATGATGAGTTGCATGTTTTATCATCTATAGAAGAGATTCATGGAAATTGTGTAGATAGTTGCCCAATAGAATTAGACGCACCATTAAAAATTGTGAGAGGGATTTGGGTAGTGTGATTGCCTCACGTAAAAAGGCTGAATGTAAAGAGGTGAGAGAGATAAAAGCTAAATTTAAAGCCACATTTAATGAGAGAAGACACATAGGAAGTAAAATTCAAGAGTTGTGCtcaaacagaaaaagaaaagaatgaaaagaagcAAATAAGCCATAACAAAGAGAGTAGAGGTTGATGCTTTCACTTCACTAACCATAACTTGAATTTGTTTAGCAATGTTTCtttgttttaggtttttaaaCATCCAATAGGAAGAGTACGATCATACTATTCCACGCATAATGCTCGAattcgaggatgaatctttttttgaagagaaaggaaatgatACAAACTCAGGCGATGTAAACTCATTTGAGCTCAAGATTGATATATACACGAATGGGGtgaaaactattaaattaaactcACCATAGTTGATGTTTTTCACATTTGTACATTAGCTAAATTGTGACACATTTTTAGATGGGATCTAGGCATTTTGGGTTGAGTTATCTACTTATGGATTGAAGGTTGTCTCCTACCTTCGCAACGCACTTTGAAACATGACAATTCAAGTTCAAGAACTCAagttataattgttttattgaaaaatgtGCAAACAAAATCTAATTAGAGGAGTTACAaggattttaagttaaaaggctTTGGAAGTCTCTTTAGCCACCCATTGGTATTCTCTATGCCTAGATTTTAGAGCTTTATGTTacttagaaatttatttaagagattaaatatttatttattcgttttATTAGAGTTCCGGTTATATAATACTTGTAAAACCAAAtatttaatagtattttttgttatttatttatttattaaatagagTTAGACTATGGATCAATTAATTAGTgtggaattttaaatttatattccatTTAAACTTTATCATGTAAGTGTCTACATAAAAGAGGCTTGGTCAGTCATACttgaacttttcttttttactttgtgCAAAACaagtttgtttttgtttttgttttttttttttttaaagagttgAATGATTCTTCTCTTGATGGTAATTtcctttgtttgtttgttgaCACATAAGAAGCCACTGGTGGTTAAGCCTTAATCAAGACAAGCCCTAAGTTTAGATCCTTGTTTGCCTAGTTCTGCATTGTTGTTGGCTATGGTTCTTGCATTGATTCATatgattttttgttgttttacattttatttctctGAGTACAACTGTTTTCTGTTGTAAAACTAATAGGTCAACTCCATTTACagtaacaatttttttattattttaaaacggTTAAAAACAGGAAGTCAAAAGCAGAAGTAGAAGCAACACTCAACTAAAGCGCGTGcacaaatttaacttttaacggCGGAGTTTGTCTTCAAAGTTCAACTTggtatatgaattaaataaaaatatatagcccaataaatatttgacacgTATACTCTATTAAAATATacgtaaataattaattaataaaaaaattatttatcaaattaaatattaaagt from Gossypium raimondii isolate GPD5lz chromosome 1, ASM2569854v1, whole genome shotgun sequence harbors:
- the LOC105785981 gene encoding protein ROOT HAIR SPECIFIC 17 produces the protein MLMLKNLKQLIFSVEMKKKKRERNNNNILLQASNELFIGLNVILWRKRHRLFSLISAVSGCLLLLLFAFSVFTPPPTATDHFLSHHPSAVKKTEVVESNFDMVLQVPASGGTLGRDLWSSSQSKFYYGCSNASKSFQSADMKTHPNRYLMIATSGGLNQQRTGIIDAVVVAYILNATLVIPKLDQHSYWKDTSGFAEIFNVDWFISSLSRDVEIIKELPRNEGKAWIPRSMRVPRKCNSKCYQIRVLPVLNKKHAVELTKFDYRLSNRLETDLQKLRCRVNYQALRFTDSILELGKILVERMRMKAKQFIALHLRFEPDMLAFSGCYYGGGEKEREELGAIRKRWKTLHVSNPEKVRRHGRCPLTPEEVGLMLRALGFGSDVHIYVASGEVYRGEETLAPLKALFPNFHSKETIATKEELAPFSSFSGRMAALDYIVCDESDVFVTNNNGNMARILAGRRRYFGHKPTIRPNAKKLYKLFLDRNNMTWDEFASKVRTYQIGFMGEPKEVKPGKGEFHENPDSCICQANGLKTPQEDDENSKERKEGAEVSDEQQQQPQPLEEDPDWTDIFYLDKELPDVITKQEHTEVEGFFSD